The proteins below come from a single Rhodohalobacter sp. SW132 genomic window:
- the dxs gene encoding 1-deoxy-D-xylulose-5-phosphate synthase: MESYKPVPGPLLGKINSPDDLKKLKPEQLQDLCDELREFIIDTVSVYGGHFGASLGVIELTVALHYTYNTPTDKLIWDVGHQAYGHKILTGRREDFYTNRKYKGLSGFPNRSESEYDAFGVGHSSTSISAGLGMAIARDLDKSGKKIVSVIGDGAMTGGMAFEAMNNAGALKSDMLVVLNDNNMSIDPNVGALKEYLAEITTTKTFNKLRDEIYDLLGHLKGAGEKMRKVASKLERAATAAITPGALFQALGFKYYGPVDGHNVDALRRHLEDLRTVSGPKLLHIVTVKGKGFAPAEREQTKWHAQSSPFDKITGKSLPQKTTSSNQPPKYQDVFGEALVELAAKNENIVAMTPAMPSGSSLWPMMKTFPDRAFDVGIAEQHAVTFAAGLAAEGKKAFAALYSTFLQRAYDQVIHDVAIQNLPVVFCIDRAGLVGADGPTHHGLYDVSYLRAVPNLIVSSPMDEQDLRDMMYTASEYENAAWAIRYPRGRSTGMEVREEFKKTEIGKGRVIREGGKVAVLSFGPIGNYVSEATNTLAAEGIETGHFDMRYAKPLDTEMIDYVLARYDQIITIEDGTKLGGFGSAVAEYVAEKGVGVPVKIMGTPDTIIEHGTQRELHDEVGLGPDGIVKEVRKRLGIFVG; the protein is encoded by the coding sequence ATGGAAAGCTACAAACCGGTTCCGGGCCCATTGCTTGGCAAGATCAACTCTCCTGATGATCTGAAAAAGCTGAAACCTGAACAACTTCAGGATCTGTGCGATGAACTACGTGAGTTTATCATTGATACGGTATCAGTCTATGGAGGCCATTTTGGTGCCAGCCTGGGTGTGATTGAGCTCACGGTTGCCCTTCATTACACGTACAACACACCAACCGATAAGCTGATCTGGGATGTGGGTCACCAGGCATACGGACATAAGATTTTAACGGGGCGGCGCGAGGATTTTTATACAAATCGAAAATATAAAGGCCTGTCAGGTTTTCCCAACCGCTCCGAAAGTGAGTATGATGCGTTTGGTGTGGGTCACTCCAGTACATCGATCTCTGCCGGGCTCGGAATGGCAATTGCCCGCGATCTTGATAAATCAGGCAAAAAAATTGTTTCTGTAATTGGTGACGGTGCCATGACGGGCGGAATGGCATTTGAAGCGATGAACAACGCCGGTGCTCTCAAATCGGACATGCTCGTAGTGTTGAACGACAACAATATGTCGATCGACCCGAATGTAGGAGCCTTGAAAGAGTATCTGGCAGAAATCACTACCACGAAGACATTTAACAAGCTGCGTGACGAGATTTATGATCTTCTCGGGCACCTGAAAGGCGCGGGTGAAAAGATGCGGAAAGTTGCATCAAAACTGGAACGCGCCGCTACTGCTGCAATTACCCCCGGAGCACTCTTCCAGGCACTTGGATTTAAATATTATGGTCCGGTAGACGGCCATAACGTGGATGCACTCCGTCGCCATCTTGAAGATCTCAGAACCGTATCCGGGCCGAAACTGTTGCACATTGTTACCGTGAAAGGGAAAGGGTTTGCCCCTGCAGAACGCGAACAGACCAAATGGCACGCGCAGAGCAGTCCGTTTGATAAGATTACCGGCAAATCGCTGCCCCAAAAAACCACAAGCAGCAATCAGCCGCCGAAGTACCAGGATGTATTTGGTGAAGCACTTGTTGAGCTTGCGGCGAAAAACGAAAATATTGTGGCGATGACACCCGCTATGCCCAGCGGATCGAGCCTCTGGCCGATGATGAAAACATTTCCGGATCGAGCGTTTGATGTAGGTATTGCCGAGCAGCACGCCGTTACGTTTGCGGCCGGACTTGCAGCAGAGGGGAAAAAAGCTTTTGCTGCACTTTATTCCACATTTTTACAGCGCGCCTACGACCAGGTAATTCACGACGTGGCGATCCAAAATCTTCCTGTTGTTTTCTGTATTGATCGTGCCGGACTTGTGGGCGCTGACGGGCCAACGCATCACGGTCTTTATGATGTAAGTTATTTGAGGGCGGTGCCTAACCTGATTGTATCCTCCCCGATGGATGAGCAGGATCTTCGTGATATGATGTACACGGCGTCTGAATATGAAAATGCCGCCTGGGCAATCCGCTATCCCCGGGGCCGCTCAACCGGTATGGAGGTCCGTGAGGAATTCAAGAAAACGGAAATCGGAAAAGGAAGGGTTATCCGGGAAGGTGGAAAAGTAGCGGTACTCAGTTTCGGGCCGATCGGTAACTATGTGTCTGAAGCCACCAATACACTCGCTGCAGAAGGCATTGAAACCGGCCACTTTGATATGCGCTACGCCAAACCGCTGGATACGGAGATGATCGATTATGTACTCGCCAGATACGATCAGATCATCACCATTGAAGATGGTACAAAGCTCGGCGGATTTGGGTCAGCCGTGGCAGAATATGTGGCAGAGAAAGGTGTGGGCGTTCCTGTAAAAATAATGGGTACACCCGATACCATCATCGAACACGGCACCCAAAGAGAACTGCACGACGAAGTGGGACTTGGGCCGGATGGGATTGTGAAGGAAGTACGAAAAAGGCTGGGTATTTTTGTAGGGTAA
- the xseB gene encoding exodeoxyribonuclease VII small subunit, with protein sequence MNEAERPSFEEALTQLEAIVEKLDDEEITLEESVKLYEEGLKLSKICSATLESAELKIEEIEKKK encoded by the coding sequence ATGAACGAAGCGGAACGCCCGAGCTTTGAAGAAGCTTTAACACAATTGGAAGCCATAGTCGAAAAGCTGGATGACGAGGAGATAACACTCGAAGAATCCGTTAAACTTTACGAAGAAGGCTTAAAACTCTCCAAAATCTGCAGTGCAACGCTGGAAAGCGCAGAGTTAAAGATCGAGGAGATCGAGAAGAAGAAATAA